One window of the Rosa rugosa chromosome 3, drRosRugo1.1, whole genome shotgun sequence genome contains the following:
- the LOC133739125 gene encoding uncharacterized protein LOC133739125, giving the protein MKNSQMALSAIATLTRFSTTTTSSSSSHFHCISKRLRLIARAPTKSQHRQKMTSSSPEAKQEKIAAPFGSWKSPITADVVSGASKRLGGTAVDSHGRLIWLESRPSESGRAVLVREPERPEDEPVDITPKDYAVRTLAQEYGGGAFSVSGDTLVFSNYKDQRLYKQSLSSKDSSPVPLTPDYGGPVVSYADGVFDARFNRFITVREDCRESSMNSITTVVTVRLDGKDIQESETLVGGCDFYAFPRLDAKGERLAWVEWCHPNMPWDMSQLWVGYISEKGEVSKRVCVSGSDPAIKESPIEPKWSAKGELFFITDRKSGFWNLYKWVESTNEVISVYSLDAEFSKPLWVFGLNSYEFIESHEQKNLIACSYRKNGRSYLGIVDDVQGSLSLLNIPFTDIDNITLGINCLYVEGASEVHPLSVAKVTLDDQKSKAVEFKITWSSSPDCLKYESYFSLPELIEFPTEVPGQTAFAYFYPPSNPSYQATKDEKPPLLLKSHGGPTAEARGILNLSVQYWTSRGWAFVDVNYGGSTGYGREYRERLLKKWGIVDVNDCCSCASYLVESGKVDGKRLCITGGSAGGYTTLAALAFRDTFKAGASLYGVADLNMLRAETHKFESHYMDNLVGSDQDFFDRSPINFVDKFSCPIILFQGLEDKVVPPDQARTIYRALKEKGLPVALVEYEGEQHGFRKAENIIFTLEQQMVFFARLVGHFKVADEITPIKIDNLD; this is encoded by the exons atgaaaaatagtcAAATGGCTCTCTCGGCCATCGCTACTCTCACTCGCTTCTCAACTACtaccacttcttcttcttcttctcacttCCACTGCATCAGTAAACGGCTCAGACTCATCGCCAGAGCACCAACCAAAAGTCAGCACCGCCAGAAAATGACGTCATCTTCTCCGGAAGCCAAGCAAGAGAAAATCGCAGCTCCTTTCGGCTCGTGGAAGTCCCCAATCACCGCCGATGTCGTCTCCGGCGCCTCCAAGCGGCTCGGCGGCACCGCCGTAGATTCCCACGGCCGCCTCATCTGGCTCGAGTCTCGTCCGTCGGAATCCGG GCGAGCGGTTCTGGTGAGAGAACCGGAGAGACCGGAAGACGAACCGGTTGATATCACGCCGAAGGACTACGCGGTTCGAACTCTGGCTCAGGAGTACGGCGGAGGCGCCTTCAGCGTTTCAGGAGATACACTTGTCTTCTCAAATTATAAGGATCAACGCCTTTACAAGCAGTCTTTAAGCTCCAAAG ATTCTTCACCAGTACCACTCACTCCAGATTATGGTGGACCAGTTGTTAGTTATGCTGATGGGGTGTTTGATGCACGTTTTAACCGTTTTATCACTGTGAGGGAAG ATTGTCGCGAAAGCAGCATGAATTCAATCACAACAGTTGTAACAGTAAGGCTTGATGGAAAGGACATTCAGG AATCAGAAACACTCGTAGGTGGATGTGACTTCTATGCCTTCCCGCGTCTGGATGCCAAAGGAGAACGACTTGCATGGGTTGAATGGTGCCATCCTAACATGCCATGGGATATGTCTCAACTTTGGGTTGGGTATATATCTGAGAAAGG GGAAGTCTCAAAACGAGTCTGTGTTTCTGGCTCTGATCCTGCAATTAAGGAATCTCCAATTGAACCCAAGTGGTCCGCAAAAG GGGAACTATTTTTCATTACTGACAGAAAAAGTGGGTTTTGGAATCTCTATAAATGG GTTGAGTCTACTAATGAGGTCATATCAGTTTATTCTTTGGATGCTGAATTTTCCAAACCATTATGGGTTTTTGGCTTGAATTCTTATGAATTTATTGAGAGCCATGAACAAAAGAACCTTATTGCTTGCAGCTATAG GAAAAACGGGAGATCATATCTTGGAATTGTGGATGATGTTCAGGGCTCATTATCCCTGCTTAATATTCCTTTCACGGATATTGATAATATT ACTTTGGGGATTAATTGCCTATATGTGGAAGGAGCATCAGAAGTTCATCCGTTGTCTGTTGCTAAG GTGACATTAGATgatcaaaaatcaaaagcagTTGAATTCAAGATTACTTGGTCTTCTTCACCCGATTGCTTAAAATATGAGTCCTACTTCAGCCTACCTGAATTAATTGAGTTCCCAACAGAAGTTCCTGGTCAAACTGCCTTTGCATACTTTTATCCACCATCAAATCCTAGCTACCAAGCAACTAAGGACGAAAAGCCTCCACTATTACTGAAAAGCCATG GAGGACCCACAGCTGAAGCACGTGGAATTTTAAATCTAAGTGTTCAGTACTGGACTAGTCGTGGTTGGGCATTCGTTGATGTTAACTATGGTGGAAGCACTG GTTATGGCAGAGAATATCGTGAAAGGCTGTTGAAGAAATGGGGAATTGTGGATGTAAATGATTGTTGCAGCTGTGCTAGTTATCTG GTGGAATCTGGAAAGGTAGATGGGAAACGACTTTGTATTACTGGAGGCTCTGCAGGTGGATACACAACCTTAGCTGCACTTGCATTTCGAGACACCTTCAAGGCTGGAGCTTCCTTGTATGGT GTAGCTGACTTAAACATGTTGAGGGCCGAAACTCACAAATTTGAATCTCATTATATGGATAATCTTGTTG GTAGTGATCAGGATTTCTTTGATAGATCACCAATCAACTTTGTTGATAAATTTTCTTGCCCAATAATCTTATTCCAAGGATTGGAAGACAAG GTTGTACCCCCAGATCAAGCTCGTACAATTTACCGTGCTCTGAAGGAAAAGGGCTTGCCAGTTGCTCTCGTGGAGTATGAAGGAGAACAACATGGTTTCCGCAAG GCTGAGAACATTATATTCACTCTGGAACAGCAAATGGTTTTCTTTGCACGTTTAGTTGGACACTTCAAGGTTGCAGATGAGATTACTCCGATCAAAATTGATAACTTGGATTAA
- the LOC133738304 gene encoding protein MIZU-KUSSEI 1, translating into MPSVRSSPFYNMENSALFSLIRHTTTTNSTTEKRSSKSSSSSSGGLLKMFKLFPMLTSGCKMVALLGRPRKPLLKDHATTGTIFGYRKGRVSLAIQEDPHCMPIFVIELPMHSNVFHKEMASDIVRIALESETKTHKKKLLEEFVWAVYCNGRKVGYSIRRKQMSEDELHVMQTLRGVSMGAGVLPSPSEKEYAADGELTYIRARFDRVVGSKDSESLYMINPDGAVGPELSIFFVRAH; encoded by the coding sequence ATGCCATCTGTGCGCTCTAGCCCATTCTATAACATGGAAAACTCAGCCCTCTTTTCTTTGATCCGGCATACTACTACCACCAATTCCACAACCGAAAAGCGTTCATCAaagtcttcatcatcatcatccggAGGCCTCCTCAAGATGTTCAAACTCTTTCCCATGTTGACATCAGGTTGCAAAATGGTGGCTCTGTTGGGCAGACCCCGAAAGCCTCTACTCAAAGACCATGCCACAACAGGTACAATTTTTGGTTATCGCAAAGGCAGAGTGAGCCTGGCAATACAAGAAGACCCTCATTGCATGCCAATCTTTGTAATAGAGCTGCCAATGCACAGCAATGTTTTCCACAAGGAAATGGCATCGGATATAGTCCGAATCGCGCTGGAGAGCGAGACCAAGACGCACAAGAAGAAGTTGTTAGAGGAGTTTGTTTGGGCTGTGTATTGTAATGGGAGAAAAGTTGGGTATTCGATTAGGAGGAAGCAAATGTCAGAGGATGAGCTTCATGTTATGCAAACTTTGAGAGGGGTTTCAATGGGTGCGGGAGTACTTCCAAGTCCATCGGAGAAGGAATATGCAGCAGATGGGGAACTGACATATATAAGGGCAAGGTTTGATAGGGTGGTTGGATCAAAGGATTCTGAGTCTCTGTACATGATAAATCCAGATGGTGCAGTTGGCCCAGAATTGAGTATTTTCTTTGTAAGAGCTCACTAA